Below is a window of Spirochaetota bacterium DNA.
GAATTCCCTGATATTGTTTCCGCCGGGGGGTGTCGCCTCAACATCACGGCATGGTCATCAGGGCCTTCGACAGCATGGATGGGGTTATTGCTCAGGGCCTGAGCCATGGGATGGCGGTTCCGGGCGGCGATGATGATGGCGTCCATACGCCATATGGTATATAAAATATTTGACAATATGCGTTAGTGAAATTATTTTTTATGACATTGACGCAACCCCGAGGTGGTTTCTGAAATCGAATTGAAGCAGCAATGCTCATTTCAAGGAGGATCGAAATGGATTTTAATCTCAACGCGGTTTCTTTCCTGCATGAAAAAAACGCCACGTCCCTGGATCCGGAACGAATCTATGATGTTGTCATCATCGGCGGCGGCCCTGCGGGTTTGACCGCCGCAGTCTATTGCATGCGCAAGGGTGCTGATACCGCCATTATCGTCAAGCAGGTGGGGGGGCAGGTGTCGGAGACCTCCGCCATTGAAAACTACATGGGCTATCGCCACATAAACGGCGTGGATCTTGTGGATAAGTTCCGGGAGCAGGTGCAGTACTTTACCATCGGCTATGATGAAGGGGCAGGAGTGGCATCGATCGAGGATGGGCCGATAAAAACAATCACGCTCGATGACGCGCGAAGCTTCAGGGGGAGGACTCTGATCATCGCTTCCGGCAAGTCATGGAGAAAGCTGGGGGTTCCCGGAGAGCGGAAGCTGACCGGCCGCGGAGTCGCCTACTGCACGATATGCGATGCACCGCTCTTCGCGGGGAAGAGGGTCGTGGTCGTGGGCGGTGGAAACTCCGGAGTGGAGGCCGCGATCGATCTTGCCGCCATCGCGGGGGAAGTCATCCTGGTCCAGAACCTTGACCGGCTGACCGCGGATACGATACTTACAGACAAGCTGGCCGCGTTCGGCAACGTCCGCTTTATGTATACAAGCCTGGTGAGGGAAATAATGGGAGAAAACGCCGTGACATCGGTGCTTCTTGAAAATACGGCGACCGGTGAGGTTATGGAAGTAGCCGCTGAGGGGATATTCATAGAAATAGGTCTTGAGCCGAACAGCGGTTTTGCCAGGGATATCGTTGAAATGAATGATGCCGGCGAGATAGTGGTGGACTGTGCGTGCAGGACAAGCAGAGCCGGCGTCTTTGCCGCGGGTGATGTCACCACGGTGCCGTACAAGCAGATCATAATAGCGGGAGGGGAGGGGGCGAAGGCGGCCCTTTCCGCATGCGACTATCTTAAAAAAACCGAATAAGGAGGCGCGCCATGGCTCTCTTTAACGACAAGGTCCGGAAGCAATTAAAGGATATACTCGACACCATGAAGGATGAGGTGCGTCTTCTCTATTTCACGCAGGGGATTGAATGCCAGGTTTGCAGCGATACGCGGAAGTTCGTGGAGGAAATCGGCTCCCTTGGCGGCAGGCTCACATTCGCAATCCATGATTTGGTCGCCGACGGCGCGCTGGCGGCGCGCTATGGAATTGACAAGATACCGGCAATTGTCCTGCTTGACGCAGGGGATAACGACCGGGGCATCAGGTTTTTCGGCCTTCCCGGCGGATACGAAATTAACTCCTTCATCGGCGCGATAATCGAGTTGTCCGGCGCCAGGGAGCCCCTCCCGGATGAAATCGCCCGGCGGGTGAAAGCGGTATCGAAGGATGTCCACATCCAGGTCTTCGTGAACCTCACCTGTCCGGTATGCCCATCGGCCGTGGCGACCGCCCACAGGCTGGCGATGGAGAGCGACAGGATCAGGGCCGACATGATAGATGCGAATGCCTTCATGCCCCTGGCGATAAAGCATCATGTAACCGGCGTGCCGAAGATTATTTTCAACGATAAACTCGAGCTCGTGGGAGCCCATCCCATGACGGCGTTTCTCGATACGATTGAAAAGCTCTGATGTCTCGTGTCATAATTCTTCTTGGTATCGGGCAGAAGTGAGCGGGAGAAACGGAAGACCGGCAGGCTCTGGAATTCAAAATTGATTTCCGGCAAAGCGCCGGCTGGTTCAGGACATGAAGATGAAAAGGCGGGGCCGCTTAAGAGTGCCCTTGTCCCGGGTACCGGGATATCCGTCAGGGTCGCGGTGCTGGTGTCGTCTGCGTTGCCGGGAAAGGTGATGCTGCCCCGGTTGTTCGCGTCGTCGGCGGCAACCGCGACACGATTGCTCGTTTTGCAACGAGTTTATTGATGATCAGAGGGTACCGCTTTTCATGCGCAGTGAGCGTGCGGGATCGGTTGCGGCGCCTATCTTTACGGCGTACGATGTCTTTGCTTCGATATCCTCGTCAGTTATGATATGGACATCGAGCAATCCCCCTGTTCTATACCCGGTTTTAAGGAAGTTCATCTCTGAAAGGCTCATACTCCATCCCTCCAGCCAGAGCAGGAGGTCTTCTCGCTGCTCCGGGGAGCCCTTGAAATGGATCAGAAGGTCAATGTCACTGCCCGGGCCTGCAGTCCCGTTAACCGTCGATCCTATGACGTACATTGACTTCACGCCAAAACGTGAGGGTTGAATCTGCGCGGCAATCTCTTCCGCCATATGCATCCGCCACCTCCAGAAATCGTCGGACTGCGGCTCGGCATCTTTCGGCTCTCTCACACCGGCGTCCTCCCGGGTGCTTGTCTCATTAATAAAGGCCAGGGCCTTACCTATATCGGCGTTGAGAAGAATTTTCAGCACCTGCCCGCCGGTTCGTTTGGGGACGTCAATAACCCGAATTACGTCCGAAAGGTGTTCGTATTCCGGCAGTATGTCCGGGAGCATGTTCTCGGAACTGGCAAAAAACAGCTCGTTGTATGTTATATCCTTTTCTTCGGGATAAAGAGGTATGTACCGGATCCCGGTTTCGACTAGGTCCTGGAAAAAGTGGGTGCCGAATGAAAGCTCGGGCGAGTAGCCTCCCTTGTTGGTCGAAATCTCGATAAGCGCGGCTGTATTGCAAATGTCGGCATAGGTTACCTGTACGCCGAGCTTGATATCGCCCCTGCTGCCCCATCGGCCGGGTCCCATGAGTATAAATTGTTTTTTAGGCAATATCATGTTGAGCCTGCCCACTACGCGCCCCACTTCCACAAGGGCCGTGCGGCTAGCAAGCGTCCCGTACCTGGACGGGTTTATCCATACAATATGCGTGATGTCCCTGATTTTTCCGTTTGAAATAAACCGGTCGGCAGTGAAAATGATTCTATCCTTCGGTATATCATGCGGGATGGGGCTCGGCGCAATGTCGCTTGTGGAATTTTGCGGCCTGCACTGGAGCAGGTAGAAATTGGACCCGTCACAGGCAAACTCTATGTCCACCGGCATGCCGAACCCCGCCTGCAATTCCTTGATGATGGAATGGACCTGTTTCACGAACGGCGTGCGGGATATGATGCCTTCGAATGTCGCGACGAGGTCGTCTTTCTTGAAGTTCA
It encodes the following:
- a CDS encoding FAD-dependent oxidoreductase, with the protein product MDFNLNAVSFLHEKNATSLDPERIYDVVIIGGGPAGLTAAVYCMRKGADTAIIVKQVGGQVSETSAIENYMGYRHINGVDLVDKFREQVQYFTIGYDEGAGVASIEDGPIKTITLDDARSFRGRTLIIASGKSWRKLGVPGERKLTGRGVAYCTICDAPLFAGKRVVVVGGGNSGVEAAIDLAAIAGEVILVQNLDRLTADTILTDKLAAFGNVRFMYTSLVREIMGENAVTSVLLENTATGEVMEVAAEGIFIEIGLEPNSGFARDIVEMNDAGEIVVDCACRTSRAGVFAAGDVTTVPYKQIIIAGGEGAKAALSACDYLKKTE
- a CDS encoding thioredoxin family protein, whose translation is MALFNDKVRKQLKDILDTMKDEVRLLYFTQGIECQVCSDTRKFVEEIGSLGGRLTFAIHDLVADGALAARYGIDKIPAIVLLDAGDNDRGIRFFGLPGGYEINSFIGAIIELSGAREPLPDEIARRVKAVSKDVHIQVFVNLTCPVCPSAVATAHRLAMESDRIRADMIDANAFMPLAIKHHVTGVPKIIFNDKLELVGAHPMTAFLDTIEKL